A segment of the Psilocybe cubensis strain MGC-MH-2018 chromosome 5, whole genome shotgun sequence genome:
TTCTCATACGCAcacacatccacatccacatccacatccacaatcGCATTCACATCCAAACTTGAATTCaaactccaactccaactcgcGTGCACCGAcgtcgtcttcttcctcctcggcAGCGGAGAGAAAGCGCGCTGGCATTTCCACCTCGCCCTCGCCTAGTAGTCCGAGACAGCACGGCAAACCTAAGCCGAAGCAGCGCCAGACGCACGTGgttgggagtgggagtgcgGGTGCGAGTCCGAGCAGGGTTCGCGCGGGGTTGATGGCGCGCTCGCGGTCGCGGTCGCGCGACCAAAGTGCTGTGTCGGCCAGTGTCGATGTGAATCCTCCTCCTGCtatggcggcggcggcttCTTCGTCTAGTGCACAGAGTCAGAGCGAGAGTGAGGGTCAGAACCGGGACCAGGCGCAGAAGGACGCACCGCAAACGCAATCGCACGCGCACGCGCAGAACCCGAATAGACTGTCGATCTCGTCGATGACAAGTGTCGTCTCGGATCGCTCGGGGCGGTCAAATGtatcatccacctccaacgtCTCCAACACATCGAATGTAACCAACACGTCGAATTCGAGTGCGGGCGGAAGCCGCGCGGAGAGCacgacgacggcgacgacgacggacTCGGCGTTCGAGCTTGTGTTTGTCGAGGGCGATGCGCGGCGTGTGAGTGCGGGCGGTAGAGATAAAGGGGAGGACGCGGCGGCGTTTGAGGATGGGCCGATGGGCTTTGGCGGTGGTGGCTTTGGATCGGGTGTCGGTGgcggtgcgggtgtgggtacGGGtttgggtgcgggtggacatggacatgcgAGCGCGGATACTGTGCGTCGTCTTGGATCGTTGTCGACTATTCAGAGTATGGCGACGTTGAATGGGGAtcgggagaggaggaggtatGAGTATGAGTATGAGTTTAGGGATGAGCTTGTGGATCCGCTGGATACGAGCGCCATGGCCCAGGTTGAAAAGCAAGTACAGCAGGAAGAGAAGGGTAAGGatgagaaggaggaagagaaggaagatgTGTCGCAGGAGGTTGTTGTGCAGAGTTCacaaggaggaggaggaaatcGGGATGACATCGCGgtggaagacgaggaggatgaagaggagaacaCCCCGCTctcgccgctgccgccgtcGCCCATGGCGCTGACCGCGTCGCCGCGCACTGCCGCTGGCGCCGCTGCGCGCGAGGAGAGGCGGAAGAAGCGGAATAGCGCGCCGGTGCCGGCTACGTCGTCCGCGGCTTTGCTCCTCGCCCTTTCGCCGccatccaacaacaacaacaacaacaacaatacGAATAATGCCCCGGTTCTTGTGCCGATGCAAGCGCAGTTCGCAGCGTCGCCGCGCTCTGTCACGTCCGCTGCGTCCGCTATATCAATTGCGCGCTCGACGTCGGGCGGCACGGGTACAGCTGCAGGGAAGCGCAGGCAGATCACAgttggcggcggcagcggtGGCTCGGCGTTGATCAGGCGACAGAGCACGGGCACGAGCGCAGCGGCGGCGGGTATTAGGCGTAGTGTCAGCGCAAGTCGTAGTCGGAGCCGCGAGCCTGGTGCGGGTGCTGCGGTGGGGTTGGCGGGTGCGGGGCTTGGATTGGGTATGACGAGTGCTGTGGCGCAGGTgccgcctgctgctgctaatGCGAAGAAGGCGCCGTCGGTGGTGGCTGCTGGTAAGGGAAGAGCCAAGGTGGTTCTTGCGCGGACGGGGAGCAAGGCGAGGAATTTGGGTGTGGTTAGGAGGAATAGCTCGGgacatggtggtggtggtggtaatgccgctgctgctgctgagcaAGCGATGGAGCGGGAAAGGAAGAGgttggaagaggaggaagcggCGCGTGCACGCGAGGCTGAGCTTGAAGCTGAGCGCGAGAAGGAGCGGGAGAGAGAACGTGAGCGTGAACGCGAGGCGGCGAGAGAGCGCGAACGGGAGCGCGAGCAGCGCGAGGGGCTGACGGTGGGTCTGTTCGACGGGGACGATCTCGCTGCGTCTGTGTCTGGCTCTGGTGCGAACGCGGGTGGGAGGAGGCCTGTGCGGTTTAATATTGGGTCCAACTCGGATGGCGGGCGGAGTGCGGGGAGTGGCGGGTCGGATGTGGGCGCGGCGGGCACGGGCGCGggcgcgggtgcgggtgcgggtgcgggggTGGTGTCGAAGAAGGATGTGGTGGCGCAGCAGTTGCAACAGTTGCAGATCCAGCACCAActccagcaacaacaacagcagcaacttcagcagcaacaacaacaaattcagcagcagcagcagcaacaacagcaggtTGAGCAGGGCCCTAGTCATGGACACGGACACAGACACAACCATGGACCCACTGCGGCCGAGCTTGAGCTGCAGAACCAGCAGCTTCAACACCAGCTCGAATTGATTGTCCAGCAGAAGCAGGCGTTGAtgttgcagcagcagcatgtCCAGCAACAGGCGGCGCAACAGCATCAGCTGCAgttgcagcagcaacaggaggctcagcagcagcagcaaatgTTATTACAGCAACaatggcagcagcagcagcagatgccTGTCCAGCGAACGCTGTCCAAGTCGCAGGTGCGCCAGCTGCAGATGATGGAGCAGATGCATATGCAGCATCTGAACCAGATGAACCAGAGCAAGGCGCATTTGgctcagcaacagcagcaacaggaggagaggagagggaacGAGAGGCGGATGTCTGGAAACGGCAAGGGTAAAGAACGCGAGGTCCAACCCCCCGTTTCACCGCGCACAAAAGCTGGTTCCTCTACCGGAGGAGCGAAGGGTGGTAGAAACAACGCTAAtaccagcaacaacaataataataataatagccagagcgggagcgggagcagCAAGGCGGTGATGGATGATATCGCGGCTAGGGTGCAGCAGTCGATCGCGGCGCCACTGTTGCCACAGCGCAATCGGCGCAAAATCGAGTTGGTGACGGAGAGTGAGAGCGAGAGTGAGTTTGAGACGGACTCGGATGACGATGGGTCGTGGTCGAGCGAGGATATGACGGGGGATGATGAGGTgcgctttttttttctcttctcttttaTATGTATCTAGATGTTCATGAATTgacttttttgtttgtttgcgTGTTTAGGAGCAGCGTGCGTTGGAGGAACAGCGCCAGTTGCAGTTGCAACAGCAGCAGATACAGatgcagcaacagcaacagcttATTCAGATTCAGCAGGCCCAGCGTCAGCGTTTGCAGCAGGCCCACCACcatcagcagcaacagcagcagtatAACCAGCAAACCCGCGCAGGCGGCGTCCAGCGCGCCTACTCTGAACATTATCTCgccaaccaccaccagcagcgCAACAACAACCACGTGGGCAATCCCGGCCGGCAACACCAAGTGCACAACTTCAGCGCGGCGATGCGcgcacagcagcagcagcgggaGATGCAGGCCATGGTGGAGGCAGCGGCGTTCGAGGCGCACCGGCAGCTCAACATGTTTGCGAAGCTGCCGAAATCGTCGTTCCAGGACCTGGCGACCGCGCGGACGCGCAGTGTGGGCTTGCTCTCGCAGTTGTTGAATCCGGACCCGGAGATCTTCCCGGTGAATCATCCGTATAGGCGCGGGTTTAGTTATGGGGAGATTAAGCCTGGGGCGTCGAGGGGGGGAGCGGGGGGGAGTTCGGGTGTGGCTGCGATGCGCCCGTTGACGCCGGCTGCGCCTGTTGCTGATGAAAAGCCAAAAGCCCCTGTGGTTCCGGAGCAGCGCACGGATGGGTCTgcgcaacagcagcagcaacagcagcaacagcagcaacagcaacagcagcaacaacagcaacagcagcaacaacagcaacaacaacagcagcaacaacaacatcgTCGCAGCGAAAGTGGGACCGCGGGCGACAGAAAGTCGTCGGGGTCTAATGTGCCCTCGCGCATGAACTTCTCGCCGCCGCGCCGGCCAGGTGGAATGAACCGCACCAAGAGCGCCGCCGCGCTGCCTGTGTCATCCCATATAGCTGTTGGCAGTATGGGAAGCGCCGCCGCGCCAGTTATTGATCATACGTCCGCGTTGCCCAATATCACAACAGCAAACACCACTTCAAACAACTCAATCCCACACTCTAACTCTAACCCTGGCTCGTCGGGCAAGTTCCGGCCAAGGGCGCCCCCGCCGAATACGGTTATGGAAGACGAAAGCGCGAGCGAGGCGGAGGGAAGTAAAATTCAGCTGTCGGAGAGTGTCGCGCATGAGAAGCTCAGGGCGCTCTTGCAGCGCGGGGGTATTGCTTCTCAGCAGCGCAAGGCTCCGCCTCCAGCACAACCACTACGGCCCGCGGCAGCGGATGAGgctgagaatgagaatgatgTTCCTCAGTGGCTTAGGGCGTCGCGGCCGGAAGATGgcactgctgctgctcgccagcaacagcagcagcagcagcgccaGCGTACGCGGTCTACTCCACATACAGTTCAGTTCGCGGAACCTCAGCCGCAGCCAATCCCACCTGCTGTGCCAATACAATATGGGTATCCCTACAATCTCCCCTTGGTAGCGGCGCCCTCGACACCACGTACCATACGTCGGCAAATGCTGTCCAACGAGCTGCCGGAAGAGTTGCGCCGGAACTTGTTGTGGGAAAGGCAGACGAGCAATGGGAATCTGGCCGCGATGAAGAGGAGTGCGAGTGGTGGTGGCAGTCGGCACAGTGTGTTGGGTGGATTGCAGCCGTTGACAGCGGCACCTAGTATGGTGCAGCTGCGTGCCAAAGGGACAGCACCGCCTGAAGGGACTATTGAAGACCTTCGGAACGCGCCTCCTGTTGACCAGCAGGAGAGAAAACGCCAGGCCATGGCACGAAATAAAAGCTGGGCCAATGATTTCCATACTTCGGGATGGTGATCCCCTCTTTCTCGGTTCTCTGATCTACTTTACGACCAGAAAAAAAGCAGTCAtctttgttgttttttttttcttgtttgatttttttcttttctgggatttgggttttttgtttCTACTTTACAGTGTtcttttttcaattttttttttctctcggTTCGACACTTTTGCATCCACACATGCTTCGATCAACAATAACAAGCCTACGATACACCAACTGCATCATTTTTTAATCCTCGGTCTACGTCGAGAATTCATCACCCTCCCACCACCCATCCTTTCGTCCTTTCTTGGTTTCCCCTTCTCTTTACCTGTGGATGATCGACTTTTTTGCTTAATGTCGTTCGGATCTTTGCTTACCTTTCCATTTATCCTCACTCTCTTCTAATCGTTTGGGTTTTCATTATCGTCTTGGTTGGGATTGTCCGCCACACACCACAAAAAACAACTATCATAGCATCGTtggtctctctctcttctctcgTTATCGGCGTTCCTTGTCTGTTATAAGGCATTCATTGTCACCGTTTTTGTGATAtttgttttgtttcttggtaccatatcatatcatcgtcatcccTTTTATCCACATCATCTCCCTCCCTTCCTCGCTATCCTCGCTATCGATACTCCATaacttttctttctctctctctctctctcgaaTGTACCATAGTCATTCCATCGACCGAATGTTTACGACCATTGTTACGACTGTGTTCCTTAATggttttttctctctctctctctctttttccccgctgctttgtttttttttttcttcgtcaCAATTGACTTCAAATCTTCCATCCACCTTTTAGCATTGTATGTACTTATTGACTCCTTCTCTGCTTCACTTTGTTTGAACTATCATAGTTGTTGTTTTAATGCACATTTGGCTCTTTTCTTGgttgtcttttttcttttatgatgtgatgtgatgtgatgtgatgccATGTTTCGATGAACCGAGTGCAACGTTTTTGCATTACGATTCAGGATGAAGTATACTATGAAAGTGTCCGTGGGTAGGTAGAAGGAGGTTAGGGAGGTCGGTGTGTAGGCGGTGGTGTAGGTACGGAACAATTATAACGTCCGTAAACGACTCCGTAAAACGATATACGAAATTTCCATAATCAAATTGCTATTTCCCTCTGATTTCTGCCAGAACATTGATGCTATCGATATATGAACTCGAAGGCGTCGTCGCGTCGAATTATAATACCGATACTAGTAACTTAGAGCATCAAGTAACACCGCACCTGAACCACGTACTGTACCAAGCGCTCGCTTGGTGTCGGTTCGCTTTTGTTCACGTTTCACGCTCTCATACTTTCATGTTTCCATGGCTTCAAGTCCATGCCGTCCATAAGTAGTACGCGTCACTCTAGTCTAGACTCTGCAGTTGTCGTATGGACTACATAATCAGGTACTTTATTATATTAGGTATGTTTGGAAGGTAAATTCGAGGGAAACTTCTCAACACAGGGGATACTTACTGAAGAACACGGCGGGGGGTTATACTGTACCTGTACACATCGGAAATAACTGTAAATGACACATCCGCGAgcgtatgcgtatgcgtatgcgtgTCTTGTTGCTGTTGCCATCGATAGAGGCCATAGCCTCGCTTTCTGCCTGGCGCTGACTCTGTATACTTACCTGTACTTCCTATCCCGAGCACAACACCGACACCGTGACTTTTGCCATCGCCCCCCTTAAAGATGGCCAGGCGCTACAAACTAAACAGAAAAGTAAGTGCGCCTCCGACATCCATCCAATAACGGCAAGAAAGCACCGAGTCCCGAGTCCCGAGTCTACATTACTTTGACCCAGGAAAAAGTACACTAGTCGTTACTGACATGCATCGCGTCAGAATCGAGGGTGTCTTCAGATGTGTCAACAACACCCATCGAAGTATAGTCTCCAACCAAAACCTTTTCGCTCTTCTCCTCTGCTTTGGTTAACGCTGAATAATTCAAGAACTCATCTTCCACCCAATGCAAGCAGTCCTTTCCAATAGTCCAAAATGGTTTCATCTGATAGACATATTTTTGATCCCGGCCTTTAGGATGGGCATCGAACATCGAGCTAGGTGAGGCACCAATGTTGAGAAGCGCATCGTATGCGTCTTGGGTGGATTGGTCTTCTGGGATGCAGCCATATACCCTGTGTGATCGCCCATAGAAGAATAGACTGTACCGTGGATGTCGCTCTGACGCATATTTCTTCCTGGTCGGTGGAGCAGCAGATTCTACATGAGACAGATTAGGTCTATGTGACCTCGGCCCCGTCGTTGGTTTTGACTCTGGCTTTGGCAGTGGCTTTCCCTTTTGGATCCAATGATCAGTAGCCTCAACCACTAAAGATggggttttttttttgttgacagGCTTGCCGAGCTCCATGACAAGGGAAATATAAGGCCGACTCTTGTTCGCCTCATCAAGTGGTTCCACTGATCCACGAGGGTTTTTAGGACCGGGAAAGTAGAGAAGTTTGTCTGCATCGATGGCCACGGTTGACTGTGGAGACCATGCTCTGGGCAACTTGACTTGCACGAGAATACCGGACATGTTGCTCTCCATAATGGGTTTATCCTTGTGCAAGAGCACCGGGATGTGCAAGTCGACTGAGCCCTGCGCAGGCCCGCCAATCACTGCCATGCCTCTGACGAACGCAACCCAAGCCATCGAAGTTGTCACCGCCGC
Coding sequences within it:
- a CDS encoding hypothetical protein (Uncharacterized protein C1420.01c), whose amino-acid sequence is MGAQFPVPVLAVAADAVRDLEGRDALSGLWTLFTKCKESLQEGRRLENISWRLWYREMMIDGASRVGREGLVEEKEKEVEVEGYDENEKKEEGDEKKEKTEEEERTLPPPPHVDMQIPPPPPPPYSSSSSSSSSSLSEAQHIVVVLMLSPWPAWLWSWSWLWAYSPPPPLPPLLPPLPPRLVHYVSGFRFYGVGDENSTQIQTLPPPPSSSSSSQAQAQAPAPAQTLTLTPMQLPSPSLSATSDSNSNSNSNSPLPLSLEFEFTYTYTFAVEFEFITFRIAFIAVTFELATFEFITIEFITYTIAFITYTTFSAYPRPRPRPRPRPYQYTFASTFRFAFAFAFAFESADIATNAFNGDGDDVLVFASFFAFAFIFIVVFVVVFVFTFTCIFTFAFTFAFAFAFAFAQRQSSSSSGFSVQAMPMGTPKSLSVGRVIWDVVMLPSAGAGASGASAGTGASGSGTLSAVDSGSGDVSADARDLGSRLGSRLGLGLRRDQMVMTVPVVELREEGINKQKEVDKEKDTEREARIVKSSLPTPDVEVDVDELVGSQHQHHLLQQQQQQLLQQTQEYQQQQQQPQTPPRTSHISMTQPVTPPSQSSQTPHSHTHSQIPQSQSQLPPPPTLIVVNPTPNPTPHPTPPATPLIHGIGPFPGFASGAGTGAGVGYTLGPGGIVRAQSQWLALPESGRGGGGGGGGGGSGGGGGGGGRRQAQLLAQMEAMRAAQVQVQSAMLGVDASVSARASGNVTGDNVNTGAGAGASRNAGVDRSSPSRLASSSSLLSASSSIPGATAAAVVTAATGAAVAGAEANMNVRGYTLSLSAGVELDDGDRADAESDLDLDSDLDSDADDAEALDGAEGEGKRGGEGGVGGTAIHPSHTHTHPHPHPHPQSHSHPNLNSNSNSNSRAPTSSSSSSAAERKRAGISTSPSPSSPRQHGKPKPKQRQTHVVGSGSAGASPSRVRAGLMARSRSRSRDQSAVSASVDVNPPPAMAAAASSSSAQSQSESEGQNRDQAQKDAPQTQSHAHAQNPNRLSISSMTSVVSDRSGRSNVSSTSNVSNTSNVTNTSNSSAGGSRAESTTTATTTDSAFELVFVEGDARRVSAGGRDKGEDAAAFEDGPMGFGGGGFGSGVGGGAGVGTGLGAGGHGHASADTVRRLGSLSTIQSMATLNGDRERRRYEYEYEFRDELVDPLDTSAMAQVEKQVQQEEKGKDEKEEEKEDVSQEVVVQSSQGGGGNRDDIAVEDEEDEEENTPLSPLPPSPMALTASPRTAAGAAAREERRKKRNSAPVPATSSAALLLALSPPSNNNNNNNNTNNAPVLVPMQAQFAASPRSVTSAASAISIARSTSGGTGTAAGKRRQITVGGGSGGSALIRRQSTGTSAAAAGIRRSVSASRSRSREPGAGAAVGLAGAGLGLGMTSAVAQVPPAAANAKKAPSVVAAGKGRAKVVLARTGSKARNLGVVRRNSSGHGGGGGNAAAAAEQAMERERKRLEEEEAARAREAELEAEREKEREREREREREAAREREREREQREGLTVGLFDGDDLAASVSGSGANAGGRRPVRFNIGSNSDGGRSAGSGGSDVGAAGTGAGAGAGAGAGVVSKKDVVAQQLQQLQIQHQLQQQQQQQLQQQQQQIQQQQQQQQQVEQGPSHGHGHRHNHGPTAAELELQNQQLQHQLELIVQQKQALMLQQQHVQQQAAQQHQLQLQQQQEAQQQQQMLLQQQWQQQQQMPVQRTLSKSQVRQLQMMEQMHMQHLNQMNQSKAHLAQQQQQQEERRGNERRMSGNGKGKEREVQPPVSPRTKAGSSTGGAKGGRNNANTSNNNNNNNSQSGSGSSKAVMDDIAARVQQSIAAPLLPQRNRRKIELVTESESESEFETDSDDDGSWSSEDMTGDDEEQRALEEQRQLQLQQQQIQMQQQQQLIQIQQAQRQRLQQAHHHQQQQQQYNQQTRAGGVQRAYSEHYLANHHQQRNNNHVGNPGRQHQVHNFSAAMRAQQQQREMQAMVEAAAFEAHRQLNMFAKLPKSSFQDLATARTRSVGLLSQLLNPDPEIFPVNHPYRRGFSYGEIKPGASRGGAGGSSGVAAMRPLTPAAPVADEKPKAPVVPEQRTDGSAQQQQQQQQQQQQQQQQQQQQQQQQQQQQQQQQHRRSESGTAGDRKSSGSNVPSRMNFSPPRRPGGMNRTKSAAALPVSSHIAVGSMGSAAAPVIDHTSALPNITTANTTSNNSIPHSNSNPGSSGKFRPRAPPPNTVMEDESASEAEGSKIQLSESVAHEKLRALLQRGGIASQQRKAPPPAQPLRPAAADEAENENDVPQWLRASRPEDGTAAARQQQQQQQRQRTRSTPHTVQFAEPQPQPIPPAVPIQYGYPYNLPLVAAPSTPRTIRRQMLSNELPEELRRNLLWERQTSNGNLAAMKRSASGGGSRHSVLGGLQPLTAAPSMVQLRAKGTAPPEGTIEDLRNAPPVDQQERKRQAMARNKSWANDFHTSGW